A single region of the Vicia villosa cultivar HV-30 ecotype Madison, WI linkage group LG4, Vvil1.0, whole genome shotgun sequence genome encodes:
- the LOC131594442 gene encoding pentatricopeptide repeat-containing protein At3g22470, mitochondrial-like isoform X2: protein MELSKKCNLLQLRGEGCDVVYCYNTVKPLPSVVQFNMILGSVVKMKHCPTAISLLKQMALKGVTPSIVTLSIWINCYCHLGEMGFAFSVLGIVFKRGYQPNNITLTTIMKGLCINGEVKKAMDFQDNVAAEGILLDEVSYGTLVNGLCKIGHTVDAFQLLQKMEEQVVKPNVVIYNMIIDNLCKVGLVTEARDLYLKILVLGINPDILTYTSLIRGFCSTGQWGEVNLLMCEMVNRNIKPNVYTFNILIDAICKKGKMIEAQGMFNLMIERGQQPDIVTFNTLMNGHCLHGNMLEARKLFDTVIEWGILHDVWSYNILIIGYCKCKWIDEAVSLFNEMHCKNMVPNIITYSSLIDGLCKSGRFSYAWELFSTINDDGPLPNVITYNILIDAFCKIQDIDTGIALFDLMFKRGLTPNVSTYNILINGYCKSKRIDEAMNLLNETHSKHLVPDSVTYNSLINGLCKSGRLSDAWELFKLMHVGGPPVDVVTYNTLLDAFCKIQHVA, encoded by the exons ATGGAATTATCCAAGAAATGCAATCTTCTTCAACTTAGGGGAGAAGGTTGTGATGTTGTGTACTGCTACAACACGGTTAAG CCACTTCCATCTGTTGTACAATTCAACATGATTTTAGGGTCTGTAGTGAAGATGAAACATTGCCCTACAGCTATCTCTCTTTTGAAACAAATGGCGTTGAAAGGAGTTACTCCTTCTATAGTCACTTTGAGTATTTGGATCAATTGTTACTGCCATTTGGGTGAGATGGGTTTTGCTTTTTCCGTACTCGGCATAGTTTTTAAGAGGGGATATCAACCCAATAACATAACCTTGACGACGATCATGAAAGGGTTGTGTATTAACGGCGAGGTTAAGAAAGCAATGGACTTTCAAGACAATGTGGCAGCAGAAGGAATTTTGTTGGATGAAGTTAGTTATGGGACCTTGGTCAATGGTTTGTGTAAAATAGGACATACAGTAGATGCCTTTCAGTTGCTGCAAAAGATGGAAGAACAAGTGGTTAAGCCTAACGTAGTAATCTACAACATGATCATCGATAATTTATGCAAAGTCGGGCTTGTAACTGAGGCTCGGGATTTATATTTGAAGATTCTTGTCCTGGGAATAAATCCTGATATTTTAACTTACACTTCTCTAATTCGTGGTTTTTGTAGTACGGGTCAATGGGGAGAAGTTAATCTATTGATGTGTGAAATGGTTAATAGAAACATCAAGCCGAATGTTTATACCTTCAATATATTAATTGATGCAATTTGTAAAAAAGGAAAGATGATAGAAGCTCAAGGTATGTTTAATTTGATGATTGAAAGAGGTCAGCAACCAGACATTGTTACATTCAACACTTTAATGAATGGACATTGCTTACATGGTAATATGCTCGAGGCAAGAAAATTATTTGATACAGTTATTGAATGGGGAATTCTGCATGATGTTTGGAGTTATAACATCCTGATTATTGGGTATTGCAAGTGCAAATGGATTGATGAAGCTGTGAGTCTCTTCAATGAAATGCATTGCAAAAATATGGTTCCTAATATTATAACTTACAGTTCTCTTATTGATGGTTTGTGCAAATCTGGAAGATTCTCTTATGCGTGGGAACTTTTTAGTACAATCAATGATGACGGTCCACTACCTAATGTCATCACTTACAATATCTTGATAGATGCTTTTTGCAAAATCCAAGATATTGACACGGGAATTGCCTTATTTGACCTAATGTTCAAAAGGGGATTGACTCCTAATGTTTCGACTTATAACATCTTGATTAATGGGTATTGTAAGAGTAAGAGGATTGATGAAGCCATGAACCTCCTGAATGAAACGCATAGCAAACATTTGGTTCCTGATTCTGTAACTTATAATTCTCTTATTAATGGCTTATGTAAATCTGGGAGACTCTCCGATGCATGGGAGCTTTTCAAATTGATGCATGTTGGTGGACCACCGGTTGATGTTGTTACTTACAATACATTATTAGATGCTTTTTGCAAAATACAACATGTAGCCTAG
- the LOC131594442 gene encoding pentatricopeptide repeat-containing protein At3g22470, mitochondrial-like isoform X3 encodes MKHCPTAISLLKQMALKGVTPSIVTLSIWINCYCHLGEMGFAFSVLGIVFKRGYQPNNITLTTIMKGLCINGEVKKAMDFQDNVAAEGILLDEVSYGTLVNGLCKIGHTVDAFQLLQKMEEQVVKPNVVIYNMIIDNLCKVGLVTEARDLYLKILVLGINPDILTYTSLIRGFCSTGQWGEVNLLMCEMVNRNIKPNVYTFNILIDAICKKGKMIEAQGMFNLMIERGQQPDIVTFNTLMNGHCLHGNMLEARKLFDTVIEWGILHDVWSYNILIIGYCKCKWIDEAVSLFNEMHCKNMVPNIITYSSLIDGLCKSGRFSYAWELFSTINDDGPLPNVITYNILIDAFCKIQDIDTGIALFDLMFKRGLTPNVSTYNILINGYCKSKRIDEAMNLLNETHSKHLVPDSVTYNSLINGLCKSGRLSDAWELFKLMHVGGPPVDVVTYNTLLDAFCKIQHVA; translated from the coding sequence ATGAAACATTGCCCTACAGCTATCTCTCTTTTGAAACAAATGGCGTTGAAAGGAGTTACTCCTTCTATAGTCACTTTGAGTATTTGGATCAATTGTTACTGCCATTTGGGTGAGATGGGTTTTGCTTTTTCCGTACTCGGCATAGTTTTTAAGAGGGGATATCAACCCAATAACATAACCTTGACGACGATCATGAAAGGGTTGTGTATTAACGGCGAGGTTAAGAAAGCAATGGACTTTCAAGACAATGTGGCAGCAGAAGGAATTTTGTTGGATGAAGTTAGTTATGGGACCTTGGTCAATGGTTTGTGTAAAATAGGACATACAGTAGATGCCTTTCAGTTGCTGCAAAAGATGGAAGAACAAGTGGTTAAGCCTAACGTAGTAATCTACAACATGATCATCGATAATTTATGCAAAGTCGGGCTTGTAACTGAGGCTCGGGATTTATATTTGAAGATTCTTGTCCTGGGAATAAATCCTGATATTTTAACTTACACTTCTCTAATTCGTGGTTTTTGTAGTACGGGTCAATGGGGAGAAGTTAATCTATTGATGTGTGAAATGGTTAATAGAAACATCAAGCCGAATGTTTATACCTTCAATATATTAATTGATGCAATTTGTAAAAAAGGAAAGATGATAGAAGCTCAAGGTATGTTTAATTTGATGATTGAAAGAGGTCAGCAACCAGACATTGTTACATTCAACACTTTAATGAATGGACATTGCTTACATGGTAATATGCTCGAGGCAAGAAAATTATTTGATACAGTTATTGAATGGGGAATTCTGCATGATGTTTGGAGTTATAACATCCTGATTATTGGGTATTGCAAGTGCAAATGGATTGATGAAGCTGTGAGTCTCTTCAATGAAATGCATTGCAAAAATATGGTTCCTAATATTATAACTTACAGTTCTCTTATTGATGGTTTGTGCAAATCTGGAAGATTCTCTTATGCGTGGGAACTTTTTAGTACAATCAATGATGACGGTCCACTACCTAATGTCATCACTTACAATATCTTGATAGATGCTTTTTGCAAAATCCAAGATATTGACACGGGAATTGCCTTATTTGACCTAATGTTCAAAAGGGGATTGACTCCTAATGTTTCGACTTATAACATCTTGATTAATGGGTATTGTAAGAGTAAGAGGATTGATGAAGCCATGAACCTCCTGAATGAAACGCATAGCAAACATTTGGTTCCTGATTCTGTAACTTATAATTCTCTTATTAATGGCTTATGTAAATCTGGGAGACTCTCCGATGCATGGGAGCTTTTCAAATTGATGCATGTTGGTGGACCACCGGTTGATGTTGTTACTTACAATACATTATTAGATGCTTTTTGCAAAATACAACATGTAGCCTAG
- the LOC131594442 gene encoding pentatricopeptide repeat-containing protein At3g22470, mitochondrial-like isoform X1 has translation MLCTATTRLRYAFHKFLRFFSHYPKENAKILSSFNGIEDAVTLFNRLINIQPLPSVVQFNMILGSVVKMKHCPTAISLLKQMALKGVTPSIVTLSIWINCYCHLGEMGFAFSVLGIVFKRGYQPNNITLTTIMKGLCINGEVKKAMDFQDNVAAEGILLDEVSYGTLVNGLCKIGHTVDAFQLLQKMEEQVVKPNVVIYNMIIDNLCKVGLVTEARDLYLKILVLGINPDILTYTSLIRGFCSTGQWGEVNLLMCEMVNRNIKPNVYTFNILIDAICKKGKMIEAQGMFNLMIERGQQPDIVTFNTLMNGHCLHGNMLEARKLFDTVIEWGILHDVWSYNILIIGYCKCKWIDEAVSLFNEMHCKNMVPNIITYSSLIDGLCKSGRFSYAWELFSTINDDGPLPNVITYNILIDAFCKIQDIDTGIALFDLMFKRGLTPNVSTYNILINGYCKSKRIDEAMNLLNETHSKHLVPDSVTYNSLINGLCKSGRLSDAWELFKLMHVGGPPVDVVTYNTLLDAFCKIQHVA, from the coding sequence ATGTTGTGTACTGCTACAACACGGTTAAGGTATGCCTTCCACAAATTTCTGAGGTTCTTTTCTCATTACCCAAAAGAAAATGCAAAAATATTATCATCCTTTAATGGCATTGAGGATGCTGTTACCTTATTCAATCGCTTGATTAATATACAGCCACTTCCATCTGTTGTACAATTCAACATGATTTTAGGGTCTGTAGTGAAGATGAAACATTGCCCTACAGCTATCTCTCTTTTGAAACAAATGGCGTTGAAAGGAGTTACTCCTTCTATAGTCACTTTGAGTATTTGGATCAATTGTTACTGCCATTTGGGTGAGATGGGTTTTGCTTTTTCCGTACTCGGCATAGTTTTTAAGAGGGGATATCAACCCAATAACATAACCTTGACGACGATCATGAAAGGGTTGTGTATTAACGGCGAGGTTAAGAAAGCAATGGACTTTCAAGACAATGTGGCAGCAGAAGGAATTTTGTTGGATGAAGTTAGTTATGGGACCTTGGTCAATGGTTTGTGTAAAATAGGACATACAGTAGATGCCTTTCAGTTGCTGCAAAAGATGGAAGAACAAGTGGTTAAGCCTAACGTAGTAATCTACAACATGATCATCGATAATTTATGCAAAGTCGGGCTTGTAACTGAGGCTCGGGATTTATATTTGAAGATTCTTGTCCTGGGAATAAATCCTGATATTTTAACTTACACTTCTCTAATTCGTGGTTTTTGTAGTACGGGTCAATGGGGAGAAGTTAATCTATTGATGTGTGAAATGGTTAATAGAAACATCAAGCCGAATGTTTATACCTTCAATATATTAATTGATGCAATTTGTAAAAAAGGAAAGATGATAGAAGCTCAAGGTATGTTTAATTTGATGATTGAAAGAGGTCAGCAACCAGACATTGTTACATTCAACACTTTAATGAATGGACATTGCTTACATGGTAATATGCTCGAGGCAAGAAAATTATTTGATACAGTTATTGAATGGGGAATTCTGCATGATGTTTGGAGTTATAACATCCTGATTATTGGGTATTGCAAGTGCAAATGGATTGATGAAGCTGTGAGTCTCTTCAATGAAATGCATTGCAAAAATATGGTTCCTAATATTATAACTTACAGTTCTCTTATTGATGGTTTGTGCAAATCTGGAAGATTCTCTTATGCGTGGGAACTTTTTAGTACAATCAATGATGACGGTCCACTACCTAATGTCATCACTTACAATATCTTGATAGATGCTTTTTGCAAAATCCAAGATATTGACACGGGAATTGCCTTATTTGACCTAATGTTCAAAAGGGGATTGACTCCTAATGTTTCGACTTATAACATCTTGATTAATGGGTATTGTAAGAGTAAGAGGATTGATGAAGCCATGAACCTCCTGAATGAAACGCATAGCAAACATTTGGTTCCTGATTCTGTAACTTATAATTCTCTTATTAATGGCTTATGTAAATCTGGGAGACTCTCCGATGCATGGGAGCTTTTCAAATTGATGCATGTTGGTGGACCACCGGTTGATGTTGTTACTTACAATACATTATTAGATGCTTTTTGCAAAATACAACATGTAGCCTAG